In the Kaistella sp. 97-N-M2 genome, one interval contains:
- a CDS encoding VWA domain-containing protein — MTNKELNFGKGFIFTKHTPEEISHFDRVFDVFKDLLTHTSGDIEEAFEWLDMLDKEYDIFTDEYSLADFEEDLKKRGYIKEEKDPKDGNTGTGKGKNILTAKLEAALREFALDQIFGKLKKSGIGNHTTKKVGVGDERDGENRTFQYGDDLSLVNMTESLKNAQINNGISDLRLTEDDLIVEETKHKAQMSTVLMIDISHSMILYGEDRITPAKKVAMALVELIKRKYPKDSIDIIVFGNEAWPIKIKDLPYLQVGPYHTNTVAGLELAMDILRRKRNTNKQIFMITDGKPSCIQLPTGEFYMNSNGLDERIVSQCLTKAAQARKLKIPITTFMIAQDPYLRKFVEVFTAQNQGKAFLTGLSGLGQMIFEDYEKNRIKRI; from the coding sequence ATGACGAATAAAGAATTAAATTTTGGAAAAGGCTTTATCTTCACCAAACATACGCCCGAAGAAATATCACATTTCGATCGCGTGTTTGATGTCTTCAAAGACTTGCTCACGCATACTTCCGGCGATATTGAAGAAGCCTTCGAATGGCTGGATATGCTGGATAAGGAATACGATATTTTTACCGATGAGTACAGCCTCGCGGATTTTGAAGAAGATCTGAAAAAACGCGGCTACATTAAGGAAGAAAAAGATCCGAAAGACGGAAATACCGGTACAGGAAAAGGTAAAAATATTTTAACGGCTAAACTGGAAGCCGCTTTGCGCGAATTTGCTTTGGACCAGATCTTTGGGAAACTCAAAAAGAGCGGCATCGGAAACCACACTACGAAAAAAGTGGGTGTCGGGGATGAACGCGACGGCGAAAACCGCACCTTCCAGTACGGCGACGATCTTTCTTTGGTGAACATGACCGAAAGCTTGAAAAATGCGCAGATCAACAACGGGATCTCTGATCTGCGCTTAACAGAAGACGACCTCATCGTAGAGGAAACCAAACACAAAGCCCAAATGAGTACGGTTTTGATGATCGACATCAGCCACTCTATGATCCTGTACGGTGAAGACCGGATTACACCCGCCAAGAAAGTCGCTATGGCTTTGGTGGAACTCATCAAAAGAAAATACCCGAAAGATTCCATCGATATTATTGTTTTCGGGAATGAAGCCTGGCCCATCAAAATTAAGGATTTGCCCTATTTACAGGTAGGTCCGTATCACACAAATACCGTGGCAGGTCTCGAACTCGCCATGGATATTTTGCGCCGTAAAAGAAATACGAACAAGCAAATATTTATGATCACCGACGGAAAACCGAGCTGCATTCAGCTGCCGACGGGCGAATTTTATATGAACAGCAACGGCCTGGACGAAAGAATTGTATCTCAATGTCTTACGAAAGCAGCGCAGGCAAGAAAGCTTAAAATTCCCATTACCACCTTCATGATCGCGCAGGATCCTTATCTGCGGAAGTTTGTGGAGGTTTTCACCGCCCAAAATCAGGGAAAAGCCTTTTTAACAGGACTCTCCGGCCTCGGACAAATGATTTTTGAAGATTATGAAAAAAATCGAATCAAAAGAATTTAG
- a CDS encoding sigma 54-interacting transcriptional regulator, whose protein sequence is MKNDITFKELKDSGFQHKTISQEIQENLIARIKAKEPVFEGLWGYEDTVVPQLKKAILAGHHINLLGLRGQAKTKIARSMVNLLDEYMPIVKGSEINDSPFHPISKFARDMIEEQGDETMISWVHRSDRFFEKLATPDVNVADLIGDIDPIKAATLKLPYSDERVLHYGMIPRANRSIFVLNELPDLQARIQVSLFNILQEGDIQIRGFQLRMPLDIQFVFTANPEDYTNRGSIVTPLKDRIGSQIFTHYPKTISLAKQITEQEARVSTEDKSQITVPDLAKDLLEEVAFAARDSEYVDAKSGVSARLTISAMENLMAAAKLRLIESDADKTTIRLVDFMSIIPSITGKIELVYEGEQEGADHVAKLLIDQAVQTQFEMIFPRIPKLEKEGIKTPYTDVIKWFNKNSIELNYNDTDKDFKKKLNSITPLAAVVEEYAERFSEEDQNFCKELVLWALTINKKLDKSENEDAYTFDSAGIGKYYSN, encoded by the coding sequence ATGAAAAACGATATTACATTTAAAGAACTAAAAGATTCCGGTTTCCAGCATAAGACCATCAGTCAGGAAATTCAGGAAAACTTAATTGCCCGGATCAAAGCTAAAGAACCCGTTTTCGAAGGACTTTGGGGCTACGAAGACACGGTAGTTCCGCAATTGAAAAAGGCAATTCTAGCCGGACATCACATCAACCTTTTGGGATTACGAGGCCAGGCAAAAACCAAAATCGCGCGAAGCATGGTAAATCTTCTGGACGAATATATGCCCATTGTGAAAGGTTCTGAAATTAACGACAGTCCCTTCCACCCCATCTCGAAGTTTGCACGGGATATGATTGAAGAGCAGGGCGACGAAACCATGATTTCCTGGGTGCACCGCTCCGACCGTTTTTTCGAAAAACTCGCGACTCCAGACGTTAACGTGGCCGATTTAATTGGCGACATCGATCCGATTAAAGCAGCGACTTTAAAACTTCCTTATTCAGATGAACGCGTTTTGCACTACGGCATGATTCCGCGCGCTAACCGTTCCATTTTTGTGCTGAATGAACTTCCCGATCTGCAGGCGCGGATTCAGGTTTCCTTGTTCAATATTTTGCAGGAAGGCGATATTCAAATCCGTGGTTTTCAGTTGCGCATGCCGTTGGATATTCAATTTGTCTTTACCGCAAATCCGGAAGATTACACGAACCGCGGAAGTATTGTAACACCGTTGAAAGACCGCATCGGTTCCCAAATCTTTACCCATTATCCGAAAACCATTTCCCTGGCGAAACAGATCACGGAGCAGGAAGCGAGAGTTTCTACGGAAGATAAATCCCAGATCACTGTTCCGGATCTTGCCAAAGATCTTCTGGAAGAAGTGGCTTTTGCTGCGCGCGACAGCGAATATGTAGATGCTAAAAGTGGCGTGAGTGCACGACTGACCATCAGTGCCATGGAAAACTTAATGGCGGCCGCAAAACTGCGTTTAATTGAATCTGATGCAGATAAAACCACGATTAGACTGGTCGATTTCATGTCCATTATACCGTCTATTACGGGCAAAATAGAACTCGTTTACGAGGGCGAACAGGAAGGTGCAGATCACGTTGCAAAACTCCTTATCGATCAGGCAGTTCAAACACAGTTTGAAATGATCTTCCCACGAATTCCGAAACTGGAAAAAGAAGGCATCAAAACGCCTTATACCGATGTGATCAAGTGGTTCAACAAAAACTCCATCGAACTCAATTACAACGATACCGACAAAGATTTTAAGAAAAAACTCAACAGCATCACGCCGCTTGCGGCGGTTGTTGAAGAATACGCCGAACGCTTCAGCGAAGAGGATCAAAACTTCTGCAAAGAGCTAGTTTTGTGGGCTTTAACTATTAATAAGAAATTGGACAAATCGGAGAACGAGGACGCATATACGTTTGATTCTGCGGGCATTGGAAAATATTACAGCAATTAA
- a CDS encoding DUF1810 domain-containing protein, whose amino-acid sequence MKDELHRFLEAQENTYDTALAEIKSGKKRSHWMWYIFPQIRGLGLSETAKYYAIHNRAEAELFLNHSVLGKRLREISAVLLTLKENNATSVFGSPDDLKLKSSMTLFSLLEESDENVFSKILKKYYGGSDDEKTRQLLNNNIS is encoded by the coding sequence ATGAAAGACGAATTACACCGATTTCTGGAAGCCCAGGAAAATACATACGACACGGCGCTGGCCGAAATAAAATCCGGTAAAAAGCGGAGCCATTGGATGTGGTATATTTTTCCGCAGATTCGCGGTTTGGGTCTCAGCGAAACGGCAAAATATTATGCAATTCATAACCGCGCGGAAGCTGAACTTTTCCTGAATCATTCCGTCCTCGGAAAACGGCTGCGTGAAATCTCGGCAGTTCTCCTCACTTTGAAAGAAAACAACGCCACTTCCGTTTTCGGCAGTCCGGATGACCTCAAACTAAAATCTTCGATGACGTTATTTTCTCTGCTGGAGGAATCCGACGAAAATGTATTTTCAAAAATTTTAAAAAAATATTACGGCGGTTCTGACGATGAAAAAACACGCCAGCTCTTAAACAACAACATAAGCTGA
- a CDS encoding pentapeptide repeat-containing protein gives MTETYVRDQTFEKLDFTQKPLAKGEYEDCTFRNCNFENHNLSGFKFTTCEFTDCNLSLAPLNGTALRDIKFKDCKMLGLQFERCNDFGLAFSFQNCQLNLSSFFQLNLRKTLFKDCQLRESDFSESNLTSAVFAECDLSQAIFQNTNLEKADFRTAFYYVIDPENNRLKGARFSAAGVSGLLEKYQIKIEHEMR, from the coding sequence ATGACCGAAACCTATGTCCGCGATCAGACCTTCGAAAAATTAGATTTTACGCAAAAACCTTTAGCGAAAGGAGAGTATGAAGACTGCACTTTCCGAAACTGCAATTTTGAGAACCACAACCTTTCTGGCTTTAAATTTACAACCTGCGAATTTACAGACTGCAACTTAAGTTTGGCACCGCTGAACGGCACGGCGCTGCGCGACATCAAATTCAAAGACTGTAAAATGCTCGGCCTCCAGTTCGAGCGCTGCAATGATTTTGGTCTCGCATTTTCTTTCCAAAACTGCCAGCTAAATCTCTCCTCTTTTTTTCAGCTGAATCTTCGCAAAACCTTGTTCAAAGACTGCCAGTTACGCGAAAGCGATTTTTCCGAAAGCAATCTGACCAGCGCGGTCTTCGCGGAGTGCGATTTATCTCAGGCCATTTTTCAAAATACCAATCTGGAGAAAGCCGATTTTCGCACGGCGTTTTATTACGTCATCGATCCGGAAAACAACCGTCTAAAAGGCGCCCGGTTTTCTGCAGCCGGAGTTTCCGGTCTGCTGGAGAAATATCAAATCAAAATTGAACACGAAATGCGGTAA
- a CDS encoding HPF/RaiA family ribosome-associated protein yields MEILINTDNNITGTAEMIAYFKTSIAEDFDRFSEHLTRIEVKISDENGDKSTGNDKRCVFEGRIKGMQPTVVTAYAPTVEKAVKEASDKLKTALDTVMGRLRNH; encoded by the coding sequence ATGGAAATCTTAATCAACACGGATAATAACATCACCGGAACCGCAGAAATGATTGCTTACTTTAAAACTTCTATTGCAGAAGATTTCGACAGATTCAGCGAGCATTTAACGCGCATCGAAGTAAAAATCAGCGACGAAAATGGCGATAAAAGCACAGGCAACGATAAAAGATGCGTCTTCGAAGGCCGCATTAAAGGCATGCAGCCCACTGTCGTTACAGCCTACGCCCCAACCGTGGAAAAAGCCGTGAAAGAAGCCTCAGACAAACTGAAAACCGCGCTCGATACAGTGATGGGCCGTTTGCGAAATCATTAA
- a CDS encoding mechanosensitive ion channel family protein, giving the protein MEKQHNKKWIIIYASVAVVLVAVYYLIQLPLFKTWAEYVPFIRKLCLSLFLISVIFLLSKVVERLVNSQNHLEGDRYNLLRIVRFLAIVFSLIVAASFLFQNLYAAAVSFGLISLVLGFALQAPIASFIAWIYLVFRRSYLVGDRIQIKGFRGDVVEINYLDTSILECSGDYLGNDRRSGRTVRFPNSLILREEIINYSGPQIPFIWNEIPIQIAFSSDLQFVEDCLLEAARQDFKTRYPSVDMRKHLQWEPAVYFRNNVYAWMEAVISYPVEPTDTTERRNRILKIALPLLNAAQEKVKFPEGAVR; this is encoded by the coding sequence ATGGAAAAGCAGCATAACAAAAAATGGATTATTATCTACGCTTCGGTCGCCGTGGTGCTTGTGGCTGTTTATTATTTAATTCAGTTGCCTCTTTTTAAGACCTGGGCGGAATATGTGCCGTTTATCCGGAAACTGTGTTTGAGTTTATTTTTGATCTCCGTCATCTTTCTGCTCAGTAAAGTCGTCGAAAGGCTGGTGAACAGCCAGAATCATCTGGAAGGCGACCGGTACAATCTGCTGCGCATCGTGCGGTTTTTGGCTATCGTTTTCAGCCTGATCGTGGCAGCGTCGTTTTTATTTCAAAATCTCTATGCCGCGGCTGTGAGTTTTGGTTTGATCTCTCTGGTGTTAGGTTTTGCGCTGCAGGCGCCTATCGCGTCTTTTATCGCGTGGATTTATCTGGTTTTCCGGCGATCCTATTTGGTGGGCGACCGGATTCAGATCAAAGGATTTCGTGGCGATGTGGTGGAAATCAATTATCTGGACACGTCTATTCTGGAATGCAGCGGCGATTATTTGGGCAATGACCGACGCAGCGGGCGTACCGTTCGTTTTCCGAACAGTTTGATTTTGCGCGAAGAGATCATTAATTATTCGGGACCGCAGATTCCGTTTATCTGGAATGAAATTCCCATTCAGATCGCTTTTTCGAGCGACCTTCAGTTCGTGGAGGATTGTCTGTTGGAGGCGGCCAGACAGGATTTTAAAACAAGATATCCGTCCGTTGATATGCGAAAACATTTGCAGTGGGAGCCGGCCGTTTATTTCCGCAATAATGTGTACGCCTGGATGGAAGCCGTCATCAGTTATCCCGTGGAACCTACGGATACGACGGAACGCCGGAACCGGATTTTAAAAATAGCGTTGCCGCTACTGAATGCAGCGCAGGAGAAAGTGAAATTTCCGGAAGGTGCGGTTCGGTAA
- a CDS encoding FAD-dependent oxidoreductase — protein MKSLQKEKPKKITDQAEIKMTENDQPCWSVCADCQGLGKKKRRIRKSLRLRYQNDLAAFEKTGRLGPAPAPPLAQLYICPTCSGAGIVPAENFPPPDTEKYPHVAIIGGGIGGVALAVACLHRGIPFTLYERDAGFNERSQGYGLTLQQASKAIEGFGIFNLEKGVISTRHLVHTPEGKIVGEWGMRKWLESENEPKGNRKRTNIHIARQELRLALLDQLGGNNAVQWGHQLLDFKENTDGKIDLAFQVGGKVRSAKADLVVGADGIRSAVRNFLIGEEISPLRYLDCIVILGICPLSALLNSDHSLLDSATVFQTANGNERIYVMPFDADSVMWQLSFPMFEDDAKDLSLKGAAALKAEALRRTPWHEPIPQILAATQEAQISGYPVYDRALLTAHFLENAGAATLLGDAAHPMSPFKGQGANQALLDALSLAREITKGAKSFASWRENGLRNTVLTAYETEMLARSATKVRDSAAAAQFLHSDIALFEGDEPRGRVLKRGDL, from the coding sequence ATGAAATCACTTCAAAAAGAAAAACCAAAAAAAATCACGGATCAAGCAGAAATAAAAATGACGGAGAACGATCAACCTTGCTGGAGTGTTTGCGCCGACTGCCAGGGACTCGGCAAAAAAAAGCGTCGCATCCGGAAAAGTCTGCGCCTGCGCTATCAAAATGATCTCGCGGCCTTCGAAAAAACCGGCCGTCTGGGACCTGCGCCCGCTCCGCCGTTGGCACAACTGTACATTTGTCCCACGTGTTCCGGCGCCGGCATTGTTCCTGCCGAAAACTTTCCGCCTCCCGATACCGAAAAATATCCGCACGTTGCCATCATCGGTGGCGGCATTGGCGGTGTCGCGCTTGCCGTGGCGTGTCTGCACCGCGGAATTCCGTTTACGCTGTACGAGAGGGATGCGGGCTTCAACGAACGTTCCCAGGGCTACGGCCTCACGCTGCAACAGGCGAGCAAAGCCATCGAAGGCTTCGGCATTTTTAATTTGGAAAAAGGTGTCATTTCCACGCGGCATCTCGTCCATACGCCCGAGGGAAAAATCGTCGGCGAATGGGGCATGCGAAAATGGCTCGAATCGGAAAATGAACCGAAAGGCAACCGCAAACGCACCAACATCCACATCGCGCGGCAGGAATTGCGTCTGGCACTGCTCGATCAGCTCGGCGGAAATAATGCGGTGCAATGGGGACATCAACTCCTTGATTTTAAAGAAAATACCGACGGAAAAATCGATCTCGCCTTTCAGGTTGGAGGAAAAGTAAGAAGTGCAAAAGCCGATCTTGTTGTGGGCGCGGACGGCATTCGGAGCGCTGTGCGAAACTTTTTGATCGGCGAAGAAATTTCACCTTTGCGCTATCTCGACTGCATCGTGATTCTGGGAATTTGCCCGTTGAGCGCGCTTCTTAATTCCGACCATTCTTTGCTCGATTCTGCCACCGTTTTCCAAACGGCGAATGGCAACGAACGAATTTATGTAATGCCTTTCGACGCAGACTCGGTGATGTGGCAGCTGAGTTTTCCGATGTTTGAAGACGACGCCAAAGATCTGAGTTTGAAAGGCGCAGCCGCGCTGAAAGCGGAAGCGCTTCGAAGAACACCGTGGCATGAACCGATTCCGCAAATCCTCGCCGCCACACAGGAAGCCCAGATTTCCGGCTATCCCGTGTACGACCGCGCTTTGCTCACCGCCCACTTTTTGGAGAACGCCGGCGCGGCAACATTGCTCGGCGACGCGGCGCACCCGATGAGTCCCTTCAAAGGTCAGGGCGCCAATCAGGCGCTTTTGGATGCGCTGTCCTTGGCGCGAGAAATTACTAAAGGGGCAAAATCTTTTGCGTCCTGGCGGGAAAATGGTTTGCGCAATACAGTTTTAACCGCTTACGAAACCGAAATGTTGGCGCGCAGCGCGACGAAAGTCCGCGATTCGGCGGCTGCCGCGCAGTTTTTGCATTCCGACATTGCGCTGTTTGAAGGCGACGAACCGCGCGGGCGGGTTTTGAAACGCGGAGATCTGTAG
- a CDS encoding four-helix bundle copper-binding protein codes for MKNQNLIDALNSCIAACNYCANACLGEENVKMMADCIRTDIVCAEVCATTVKLVAMDVSSAAEMVALCEKVCRECAEECAKHEHEHCKQCAEACRKCEEACKAYA; via the coding sequence ATGAAAAATCAAAATTTAATTGATGCTTTAAACAGTTGCATTGCGGCGTGTAATTACTGCGCCAATGCCTGTTTGGGCGAAGAAAACGTAAAAATGATGGCCGACTGCATCCGCACTGATATTGTGTGTGCCGAAGTGTGTGCCACCACCGTGAAACTCGTCGCCATGGACGTTTCATCTGCCGCCGAAATGGTTGCGCTTTGCGAAAAAGTTTGCAGAGAATGCGCGGAAGAATGCGCGAAACACGAGCACGAACACTGCAAACAATGCGCGGAAGCCTGCAGAAAATGCGAGGAAGCGTGTAAAGCTTACGCCTAA
- a CDS encoding KTSC domain-containing protein produces MKRIGEHRKLLGVDKTATLKDLKTIYRNTMKDAHPDKFVDDEAGKLEAEEKSKSVIEAYHFLVSINPETQEKYKEEYTETISNSIIQDFYLEKSILKVQHFNGKMFEYIGVPRNIYLKMVNSDSPSRFARRHIYGKFIYRKNGEVMAE; encoded by the coding sequence ATGAAAAGAATTGGCGAACACAGAAAACTTCTGGGTGTAGATAAAACCGCGACTTTAAAAGACCTCAAAACAATTTACCGGAATACGATGAAAGATGCACATCCGGATAAATTCGTGGACGACGAAGCCGGAAAACTCGAGGCGGAGGAGAAAAGCAAATCCGTCATCGAAGCCTACCACTTTCTGGTGAGCATCAATCCCGAAACGCAGGAAAAATACAAAGAAGAATACACCGAAACCATTTCCAACTCGATTATTCAGGATTTTTATCTGGAGAAATCGATCTTAAAAGTGCAGCATTTCAACGGCAAAATGTTCGAATACATCGGTGTTCCCAGAAATATTTATCTTAAAATGGTGAACTCCGATTCGCCCAGCCGTTTTGCAAGACGACACATCTACGGCAAGTTTATTTACCGTAAGAATGGAGAAGTGATGGCGGAATAA
- a CDS encoding mercuric reductase, whose translation MIKKDAIIIGSGQAAKPLSQKLSKAGWKTLMIEKSEADLGGVCLNVGCTPTKTLIASAKTMQAVKTAEKHGIKVSGLALDFSIAQKRKDQIVADSKTGLIERTEKAENLELIYGTASFSGEKSVLIKKQNGEEEEYTAPYIFINAGSRPAVPKIKGLENVKWYDSTGILGLEEVPEKLIIVGAGYIGLELGQMYQRFGSQVTLIETSGQIMSREDADIAESLQQLLEDEGLQFHLNSSVEKVEGAEKEIKVTVEKDGQKETLTGTHLLLVTGRESNADGLNTEKAGIKLDKKGYIEVNDHLETNIKGVFALGDINGGPQFTHIAYNDFVTLYKNIIEKKDISTKDRMIPYTMFTDPQLGRIGLTEKEAREKGLNVSILTIPGKRITRGLETGSPQGLWKAVVEKETGKILGAAIVCTEGGEIATVVQMAMEGGIPAQHLAQAIFSHPTYSESLNTLFSEFEE comes from the coding sequence ATGATAAAAAAAGACGCCATCATCATCGGTTCGGGTCAGGCCGCAAAACCACTTTCTCAAAAATTATCCAAAGCCGGCTGGAAAACACTTATGATTGAAAAATCTGAGGCCGATCTCGGCGGTGTCTGCTTAAATGTGGGCTGCACGCCGACGAAAACTTTAATAGCCTCCGCCAAAACCATGCAGGCGGTAAAAACTGCAGAAAAGCACGGCATCAAAGTTTCCGGCCTTGCCCTGGATTTTAGTATTGCACAAAAAAGAAAAGACCAAATTGTCGCAGACTCCAAAACCGGTCTCATCGAAAGAACGGAAAAAGCGGAAAACCTCGAATTAATTTATGGAACAGCTTCTTTCAGCGGGGAAAAATCTGTGCTCATCAAAAAGCAGAATGGTGAAGAGGAGGAATATACGGCGCCATATATTTTTATTAATGCAGGATCGCGCCCCGCCGTCCCAAAAATTAAAGGTCTGGAAAACGTCAAATGGTACGATTCCACGGGAATTTTGGGTCTGGAGGAAGTTCCCGAAAAACTCATTATCGTGGGTGCAGGTTATATCGGTTTGGAGCTGGGACAAATGTACCAACGGTTCGGCAGCCAGGTTACGCTCATCGAAACATCCGGCCAGATCATGTCGCGGGAAGACGCGGATATCGCCGAATCGCTGCAGCAACTTCTCGAAGACGAGGGTCTTCAGTTTCATCTCAATTCTTCCGTGGAAAAAGTGGAAGGCGCGGAAAAAGAAATCAAAGTAACGGTGGAAAAAGACGGTCAGAAGGAAACGTTGACGGGTACGCATCTGCTTTTGGTCACGGGCCGCGAGTCCAACGCCGACGGTTTGAACACCGAAAAAGCCGGAATTAAACTGGATAAGAAAGGATATATCGAAGTCAATGATCATCTTGAGACCAATATCAAAGGCGTTTTTGCGCTGGGCGATATCAACGGCGGTCCGCAGTTTACCCATATCGCTTACAACGATTTTGTTACGCTTTATAAAAATATCATCGAGAAAAAAGACATTTCCACAAAAGACCGAATGATTCCCTACACCATGTTTACGGATCCGCAATTGGGCCGCATCGGTTTAACTGAAAAGGAAGCGCGGGAAAAAGGATTGAATGTTTCCATCCTCACCATTCCGGGAAAACGCATTACGCGCGGCCTCGAAACCGGCAGCCCACAGGGATTATGGAAAGCCGTCGTGGAAAAAGAAACGGGCAAAATTCTCGGTGCTGCAATCGTGTGTACAGAAGGTGGTGAAATAGCGACCGTCGTTCAGATGGCGATGGAAGGCGGCATTCCCGCGCAACATTTGGCACAGGCCATATTTTCGCACCCCACGTATTCGGAATCGCTGAACACTTTGTTTTCGGAATTCGAAGAGTAA
- the tyrS gene encoding tyrosine--tRNA ligase: protein MNAFIEELKWRGLFADMMPGTEEQLNKEITTAYIGFDPTADSLHIGSLIQIKILAHFQQHGHKPIALVGGATGMIGDPSGKSSERNALDEETLNHYVSCLKGQLSQFLKFDGSEANSAELVNNYDWMKDFSFLEFIREIGKNITVNYMMAKESVKKRITGEGGAEGMSFTEFSYQLLQGYDFLHLYKAKNVKLQMGGSDQWGNITTGTELIRRKVQGEAFALTVPLITKADGSKFGKSEAGENYWLDAKRTSPYKFYQFWVNSTDADAERFIKFYTFLSKEEIENLIEDHQTAPHERKLQKKLAEEVTIWVHSREEYEKAVKASEILFGRSTAEDLVNLDEATFLEVFEGVPQKEIAKEDVLEGNIIELISEKSGFLKSKGEAKRELSSNAISMNKEKISETYEVAEKDLIDGKFLLVQKGKKNYFIIKAV, encoded by the coding sequence ATGAACGCTTTTATTGAAGAACTGAAATGGCGCGGCCTGTTTGCCGACATGATGCCGGGAACGGAAGAACAACTGAATAAAGAAATCACCACGGCGTACATCGGCTTCGATCCTACGGCCGATTCGCTGCACATCGGGAGCTTAATTCAGATCAAAATACTGGCGCATTTTCAGCAACATGGCCATAAACCAATCGCTTTGGTGGGTGGCGCCACAGGAATGATTGGCGATCCTTCGGGAAAATCCAGCGAGCGCAATGCTTTGGATGAAGAAACGCTGAACCATTATGTTTCCTGTTTAAAAGGTCAACTTTCCCAATTTTTGAAATTCGACGGGTCAGAAGCCAACAGCGCCGAACTCGTGAACAATTACGACTGGATGAAGGATTTTTCCTTTCTTGAATTTATTCGGGAAATCGGGAAAAACATCACCGTGAATTACATGATGGCGAAAGAATCGGTGAAGAAAAGAATCACCGGCGAAGGCGGCGCGGAAGGAATGAGTTTTACGGAATTTTCTTACCAACTGCTGCAGGGGTACGATTTTCTGCATTTGTACAAAGCGAAAAACGTAAAACTTCAAATGGGCGGTTCCGATCAGTGGGGAAACATCACCACGGGCACGGAATTGATCCGCCGGAAAGTTCAGGGCGAAGCGTTTGCTCTAACCGTTCCCTTAATTACGAAAGCCGACGGGTCGAAATTTGGAAAATCGGAAGCGGGTGAAAATTACTGGCTCGATGCGAAACGAACTTCTCCGTATAAATTTTACCAATTTTGGGTAAACTCCACGGATGCTGATGCGGAACGTTTCATTAAGTTCTATACTTTTTTAAGCAAAGAAGAAATTGAAAATTTAATTGAAGACCACCAAACCGCGCCACACGAAAGAAAGTTGCAGAAAAAACTGGCGGAAGAAGTGACGATTTGGGTGCACAGCCGCGAGGAATATGAAAAAGCCGTGAAGGCCTCAGAAATTTTGTTCGGAAGGTCGACGGCGGAAGATCTGGTGAATCTGGATGAAGCCACATTTTTGGAAGTTTTCGAAGGCGTACCTCAAAAAGAAATTGCCAAAGAGGATGTGCTGGAAGGCAATATTATCGAGCTGATCTCGGAGAAATCGGGTTTCCTGAAATCGAAAGGTGAAGCGAAAAGGGAACTTTCGAGCAACGCAATTTCCATGAACAAAGAAAAAATAAGCGAAACTTACGAAGTGGCAGAAAAAGACCTCATCGACGGAAAATTTTTACTCGTACAGAAAGGCAAGAAAAATTATTTCATCATCAAAGCGGTTTAA
- a CDS encoding acyl-CoA desaturase, whose protein sequence is MTIIIFIIVLWYSGLFFQTFFLHRYAAHQSFKMSKFGEKLCFVLTWVTQGSNYLSAYGYGVMHRMHHAFADTEKDPHSPKYDDNLFSMMWRTKRIYADINSQKAIIEEKFTKNVPQWAGFDKFASSWGSRLGWAIAYTAFFYFFATAWWQWLLLPVAYMMAPIHGVIINWFAHIYGYTNFKVSDTSKNLFRFDWLMMGEGYHNNHHKHGGRANFGGVRWHEIDVTYYIMILLDKMKLIKLNPIPVVRREH, encoded by the coding sequence ATGACAATTATCATTTTCATCATCGTCCTGTGGTATTCGGGACTGTTTTTTCAGACTTTCTTTTTGCACCGGTACGCGGCGCATCAATCCTTTAAAATGTCGAAATTCGGGGAAAAGCTTTGTTTCGTTTTAACCTGGGTAACACAAGGGTCCAACTATCTTTCCGCCTACGGTTACGGCGTAATGCACAGAATGCACCATGCTTTTGCAGATACTGAAAAGGATCCGCATTCGCCGAAATACGACGACAATTTGTTCTCGATGATGTGGCGCACGAAAAGAATCTATGCAGATATTAACAGTCAGAAAGCAATTATCGAAGAGAAGTTTACGAAAAACGTTCCGCAGTGGGCAGGTTTCGACAAGTTCGCGAGTTCCTGGGGATCGCGCTTGGGTTGGGCTATTGCATACACGGCGTTCTTCTACTTTTTCGCGACGGCCTGGTGGCAATGGCTTTTATTGCCGGTTGCTTACATGATGGCGCCAATTCACGGCGTTATTATCAACTGGTTTGCGCATATTTATGGCTACACCAACTTTAAAGTTTCCGATACTTCTAAAAATCTTTTCCGGTTCGACTGGTTGATGATGGGCGAAGGTTATCACAACAATCACCACAAACATGGTGGCAGAGCGAATTTCGGCGGCGTAAGATGGCACGAGATCGATGTAACGTATTACATTATGATTTTGCTGGATAAAATGAAGCTCATCAAACTGAATCCCATTCCGGTGGTGAGGAGAGAACATTAA